A genomic segment from Nodularia sphaerocarpa UHCC 0038 encodes:
- a CDS encoding DUF721 domain-containing protein has product MSLKSVNDILGVLEQQAKWQEHPFQRLLQLWPDIVGKVAATHTRPLSIQRDVLQVATSSAAWAQNMTFGRTTLLLKLNQKLSEPLVDIRFSTKDWQPLPDYLQPKTVIPQEHPSYLGDVSFSCSQVKPAIESATTAFESWAKRMQVRSHGLPLCPKCQSPTPPGELQRWQVCYVCAAKQF; this is encoded by the coding sequence ATGTCCTTGAAATCAGTTAATGATATTTTAGGCGTTCTGGAACAGCAGGCTAAATGGCAAGAACACCCATTTCAACGCTTGCTCCAGTTATGGCCAGATATTGTCGGAAAAGTGGCTGCTACCCATACGCGACCATTATCAATTCAGCGTGATGTTTTGCAGGTAGCAACTTCTAGCGCTGCTTGGGCGCAGAACATGACATTTGGACGAACAACACTGCTTTTAAAGTTAAATCAAAAATTGTCTGAGCCGTTGGTGGATATTCGCTTTTCTACTAAAGATTGGCAGCCTCTTCCTGATTACTTACAGCCAAAAACCGTCATTCCACAGGAACATCCCAGTTATTTGGGTGATGTCAGTTTTTCTTGCAGTCAGGTTAAACCCGCTATTGAGAGCGCGACCACGGCTTTTGAATCTTGGGCTAAGAGAATGCAAGTGCGATCGCATGGCTTACCCCTTTGTCCTAAGTGCCAATCTCCCACCCCACCCGGTGAACTCCAGCGTTGGCAAGTCTGTTATGTTTGTGCTGCCAAGCAATTCTAG
- a CDS encoding amino acid ABC transporter permease, producing MTKLTWLRKNLFSSWYNSLLTVVCLGLLFWMVWGLLNWAITQAQWTVIWVNLRLFLVGRFPQTLYWRVWIVVAIASTFSAITVSVFFGKQQLTKPLVVGYALISGFLLVILPWDLTSRLWLLLIAVLLLAGFWLGSRFDQIIAPWLSLAWLLSFPVILWLLGGGFGLQPVSTNLWNGLLLTLLMASVSIVLSFPIGVLLALGRTSYLPVVRWFCIFYIEIVRGLPLIGILFLAQVMLPLFLPTELRLDRLLRGVAGLVLFSAAYMAENVRGGLQAIPRGQVEAAKALGLNTPLVVILIILPQALRAVIPAIVGQFIGLFKDTSLLSLVGLVELTGISRSILAQPQFLGRYAEVYLFIGLIYWIFCYLMSLASRRLEKQLNISQ from the coding sequence ATGACTAAATTGACTTGGTTACGTAAAAACCTCTTTAGTAGCTGGTATAACAGCTTGTTGACTGTTGTCTGCTTAGGACTGTTGTTTTGGATGGTATGGGGATTACTGAATTGGGCAATTACTCAAGCACAATGGACAGTAATTTGGGTGAATTTACGTTTATTTTTAGTTGGTAGGTTTCCCCAAACCTTATACTGGCGAGTTTGGATTGTCGTGGCGATCGCTTCCACATTCAGCGCCATCACTGTTAGTGTATTCTTTGGTAAACAACAGTTGACAAAGCCTCTGGTTGTTGGATATGCCTTGATTTCGGGATTCTTATTAGTAATTTTGCCCTGGGATTTGACATCCCGCCTGTGGTTGCTGTTAATTGCAGTTTTGCTCCTTGCAGGTTTTTGGTTGGGAAGTAGATTTGATCAAATCATAGCGCCTTGGCTTTCTTTAGCATGGTTGTTGTCATTTCCCGTAATTCTGTGGCTACTTGGCGGTGGGTTTGGCTTGCAACCAGTATCTACCAACCTTTGGAACGGTTTGTTACTCACCTTACTAATGGCAAGCGTTAGTATAGTCCTTTCCTTTCCCATTGGCGTTTTACTAGCATTAGGACGCACCAGTTATTTGCCTGTAGTGCGTTGGTTTTGCATCTTCTATATTGAAATTGTCAGAGGACTACCGCTAATTGGGATTTTGTTCCTAGCCCAAGTCATGTTGCCATTATTTCTGCCCACAGAATTGCGTTTAGATCGATTACTGCGAGGAGTAGCCGGACTAGTATTATTTAGTGCTGCTTACATGGCAGAAAACGTGCGTGGCGGACTCCAAGCCATCCCACGGGGACAAGTTGAAGCAGCAAAAGCATTAGGACTGAATACACCTTTAGTAGTAATTTTAATTATTCTCCCCCAAGCTTTACGGGCAGTTATTCCGGCAATAGTTGGTCAGTTTATTGGCTTATTTAAAGACACTTCCCTATTATCTCTGGTGGGATTGGTAGAACTCACAGGTATTTCCCGTTCTATTTTGGCGCAGCCCCAATTTCTGGGACGCTATGCAGAAGTTTATTTATTTATTGGATTAATTTACTGGATATTTTGTTACTTGATGTCCTTAGCCTCTAGACGATTAGAAAAACAATTAAATATTAGTCAATAG
- a CDS encoding PspA/IM30 family protein: protein MGLFDRIRRVVSSNLNDLVNKAEDPEKILEQAILEMQEDLVQLRQGVAQTIAAQKRTEKQYNEGQNEINKWQRNAQLALQKGDENLARQALERKKTLSDTGIALKTSLDQQTTQCETLKRNLIQLESKISEAKTKKEMLKARITSAKAQEQIEGMVRGMGTSSAMSAFERMEEKVLMQEARAQAGAELVGNDLESQFAQLEGSDVDDELAAMKAQMLPAAAAPNQAQLPPQQESTAPKSNPASEVVDSDLEALKRQLDQL, encoded by the coding sequence ATGGGATTATTTGATCGAATTAGACGAGTAGTCAGTTCTAACCTCAACGACTTGGTAAATAAAGCTGAAGATCCTGAAAAAATCCTAGAGCAAGCCATCCTGGAAATGCAGGAAGACTTGGTGCAGTTGCGTCAGGGTGTAGCTCAGACGATCGCAGCGCAAAAACGCACTGAGAAGCAGTATAATGAAGGACAAAATGAAATCAACAAGTGGCAACGCAATGCTCAATTAGCGCTACAAAAGGGTGATGAGAACCTAGCACGACAAGCCCTAGAACGCAAAAAAACTTTGAGCGATACCGGAATAGCGCTGAAAACTAGCCTCGATCAGCAAACCACTCAATGTGAAACCCTCAAGCGCAATTTAATCCAGCTAGAAAGCAAGATTTCTGAAGCCAAGACCAAAAAAGAAATGCTCAAAGCGCGGATTACCTCTGCTAAAGCCCAAGAGCAAATTGAAGGTATGGTGCGGGGGATGGGTACCAGCAGCGCCATGTCCGCATTTGAGCGCATGGAAGAAAAAGTTTTGATGCAAGAAGCCCGCGCCCAAGCAGGTGCAGAGTTAGTAGGTAATGATTTAGAAAGCCAATTTGCTCAGTTGGAAGGTAGCGATGTGGATGATGAATTGGCGGCGATGAAGGCGCAAATGCTACCAGCTGCGGCTGCACCTAACCAAGCCCAACTACCACCGCAACAAGAAAGCACCGCTCCTAAATCGAATCCAGCCAGTGAAGTGGTTGATTCGGATTTAGAAGCCCTCAAAAGGCAATTAGATCAATTGTAA
- a CDS encoding amino acid ABC transporter permease, protein MTNSKPPVWRDYRFWNIVVQLIAVLLAAVVVIILWGNLNRNLQQLGIQLGFDFLQQQASFGIGETLINYQPTDTYSRALWVGLVNSLRVAVLGIFFTTIVGISAGIARFSDNWLVRKITSIYVEIFRNTPLLLQLLFWYFAVFLGFPRKEDKISLWGFLGLSQDGLELPWFTLSPEFSALLLGLVFFTGAFIAEIVRGGIQSVPKGQWEAARSLGFPPLLIMRLVIFPQALRVIIPPLTSQYLNLTKNSSLAIAIGYPDVYFVASTTFNQTGRAVEVMLLLILTYLTLSLTISVTMNLFNRQVQIK, encoded by the coding sequence ATGACTAATTCCAAACCACCTGTATGGCGCGATTATCGATTTTGGAACATTGTGGTACAACTGATAGCTGTATTGTTAGCAGCAGTTGTAGTCATTATCCTGTGGGGTAATCTCAACCGCAATTTGCAGCAATTAGGCATTCAGTTGGGATTTGATTTTCTCCAGCAGCAAGCGTCTTTTGGTATCGGCGAAACCCTCATTAATTACCAACCAACTGATACCTACAGTCGCGCCTTGTGGGTGGGATTAGTGAACTCATTGCGGGTGGCAGTTTTAGGTATTTTCTTTACCACTATTGTGGGAATTAGTGCAGGGATAGCCCGGTTTTCTGACAACTGGCTAGTGCGGAAAATTACGAGTATTTACGTAGAAATTTTTCGGAATACACCTTTACTGCTGCAATTATTATTTTGGTACTTTGCCGTATTTCTAGGTTTTCCCAGAAAAGAGGATAAAATTTCCCTCTGGGGATTTTTGGGACTCAGCCAAGATGGTCTAGAACTGCCTTGGTTTACTTTATCTCCAGAGTTTTCAGCTTTATTGCTGGGGTTGGTGTTTTTCACTGGTGCGTTTATTGCCGAAATTGTTCGCGGCGGCATTCAATCAGTACCAAAAGGGCAATGGGAAGCAGCGCGATCTCTAGGATTTCCGCCATTATTAATTATGCGTCTAGTCATATTTCCCCAAGCCTTGCGAGTGATTATTCCGCCACTTACCAGTCAGTATTTAAACTTAACGAAAAATTCCAGTTTAGCGATCGCCATCGGCTACCCTGATGTTTATTTTGTCGCCTCTACCACCTTTAACCAAACCGGGAGAGCCGTAGAAGTAATGTTGCTACTGATATTGACATATCTCACCCTGAGTTTGACTATTTCCGTAACAATGAACTTATTCAACCGCCAAGTGCAGATCAAATGA
- a CDS encoding amino acid ABC transporter ATP-binding protein: protein MSELQPIIVAEDVHKWYGKFHALQGVSLNVNRGEVVVLMGPSGSGKSTFIRTFNALETYQQGKIIIDGITLSHDLQNIEMIRREVGMVFQQFNLFPHLTVLENISLAPIWVRRLSKPKAEELAMQLLERVGILEQAQKYPGQLSGGQQQRVAIARALAMKPKIMLFDEPTSALDPEMVREVLDVMRSLANDGMTMVVVTHEVGFAREVADRVILMDSGSLIESATPDTFFTNPKEARTRKFLAQIL from the coding sequence ATGTCAGAGTTACAACCAATAATTGTTGCTGAAGATGTTCATAAATGGTACGGTAAATTTCATGCTCTCCAGGGCGTGAGTTTAAATGTCAATCGTGGAGAAGTGGTAGTTTTGATGGGACCTTCTGGTTCTGGTAAGTCAACCTTTATCCGCACATTTAACGCTTTAGAAACATACCAACAGGGAAAAATCATCATTGACGGTATTACCCTCAGTCATGACTTGCAAAATATTGAAATGATTCGGCGAGAAGTGGGGATGGTATTTCAGCAGTTTAATTTATTTCCCCATTTAACAGTCCTGGAAAACATTTCTTTAGCTCCCATTTGGGTGCGGCGGTTGTCAAAGCCAAAAGCTGAAGAATTAGCAATGCAACTTTTAGAAAGAGTGGGTATTTTAGAACAAGCGCAGAAATATCCCGGACAGTTATCTGGTGGACAGCAACAACGGGTAGCGATCGCCCGTGCTTTAGCTATGAAACCTAAAATTATGCTCTTTGACGAACCCACATCCGCATTAGATCCAGAGATGGTCAGAGAAGTGTTAGATGTAATGCGAAGCCTAGCTAACGATGGGATGACGATGGTAGTAGTTACCCACGAAGTCGGATTTGCTCGTGAAGTAGCCGACCGAGTAATTCTCATGGATAGTGGTTCCCTGATTGAGTCAGCTACACCTGATACCTTTTTCACCAACCCCAAAGAAGCACGGACTCGGAAATTTTTAGCGCAGATTCTCTAA
- a CDS encoding PspA/IM30 family protein, whose amino-acid sequence MEFIKRILRIIRANINSLIGNAEDPEKILQQAVLEMQENLVRLRQGVAQAIATQKRTERQATAAKSTSEEWYRRAQLALQQGNEVLAREALTKRKAYQETSTALFSQIEQQNDVVARLKKDMRSLELKMSEAKSKKDMYIARARSAEASVRLQDLLDTSSPTSSLNAFERMEDKVLQIEAQSEAMAQLGTDDLQKQFDFLEAGGDIDSELAAMKGQILASGENAPPQKLPKSQDS is encoded by the coding sequence ATGGAATTTATCAAGCGTATCCTGCGGATAATTCGCGCTAATATCAATAGTCTTATAGGCAATGCCGAAGATCCCGAAAAAATTCTGCAACAAGCTGTTCTGGAAATGCAGGAAAATTTGGTGCGCTTACGACAAGGTGTAGCACAAGCGATCGCCACTCAAAAACGCACGGAACGCCAAGCCACGGCGGCAAAATCAACTTCAGAAGAATGGTATCGTCGCGCTCAATTAGCACTACAACAAGGTAATGAAGTTTTAGCACGGGAAGCTTTAACCAAACGCAAAGCTTACCAAGAAACTTCCACAGCGCTATTTAGTCAAATAGAGCAGCAAAATGATGTGGTGGCCAGACTGAAAAAGGATATGCGATCGCTAGAATTAAAAATGAGCGAAGCCAAATCCAAAAAAGATATGTACATCGCTCGCGCCCGTTCGGCTGAGGCTTCTGTTCGACTCCAGGATCTGCTTGATACTAGTTCCCCTACAAGTAGTCTCAATGCCTTTGAGCGCATGGAAGATAAAGTTTTGCAAATCGAAGCCCAATCAGAAGCAATGGCTCAACTTGGTACTGACGACTTGCAAAAACAATTTGACTTTCTAGAAGCGGGTGGTGACATAGATAGCGAACTAGCAGCGATGAAAGGACAGATTTTAGCAAGCGGTGAAAATGCGCCGCCACAAAAGTTACCTAAAAGTCAAGACTCTTAA
- the menB gene encoding 1,4-dihydroxy-2-naphthoyl-CoA synthase — MTQINWQIVKNYEDILYHKADGIAKITINRPHKRNAFRPKTVFELYEAFCDAREDTTIGVVLFTGAGPHTDGKYAFCSGGDQSVRGKAGYVDDAGIPRLNVLDLQRLIRSMPKVVIALVAGYAIGGGHVLHLICDLTIAADNAIFGQTGPKVGSFDGGFGASYLARVVGQKKAREIWFLCRQYNAQQALDMGLVNTIVPVEQLEAEGIQWAQEILEKSPIAIRCLKSAFNADCDGQAGLQELAGNATLLYYMTEEGSEGKQAFLEKRPPNFRTFPWLP; from the coding sequence ATGACGCAAATCAACTGGCAAATTGTCAAAAATTACGAAGACATCCTATATCACAAAGCCGACGGTATCGCCAAAATCACCATTAACCGTCCCCATAAACGCAATGCATTTCGTCCTAAAACTGTCTTTGAACTGTACGAAGCTTTCTGTGATGCTCGTGAAGATACGACCATTGGTGTAGTTCTATTTACTGGTGCAGGTCCCCACACTGATGGTAAATACGCTTTCTGTTCTGGTGGAGATCAAAGTGTACGCGGAAAAGCGGGTTATGTTGACGATGCGGGAATCCCCCGGCTAAACGTGTTGGACTTGCAACGCCTGATTCGTTCCATGCCGAAAGTAGTCATTGCTTTAGTAGCTGGATATGCTATTGGTGGTGGACACGTCCTACACCTAATTTGTGACCTCACCATTGCCGCCGATAATGCGATTTTCGGACAAACGGGACCGAAAGTGGGTAGTTTTGATGGTGGTTTTGGCGCAAGTTATCTCGCCCGTGTTGTCGGACAAAAAAAAGCGCGAGAAATTTGGTTTCTCTGTCGCCAATATAACGCCCAACAAGCTCTAGATATGGGTTTAGTAAATACTATTGTCCCAGTAGAACAGCTAGAAGCCGAAGGTATTCAATGGGCGCAAGAAATTTTAGAAAAAAGTCCCATTGCAATTCGCTGTCTGAAATCAGCATTCAACGCTGACTGTGATGGACAAGCTGGTTTACAAGAACTCGCCGGGAACGCCACTCTACTGTATTACATGACTGAAGAGGGTTCTGAGGGAAAACAAGCCTTTTTAGAAAAACGTCCCCCGAATTTTCGCACCTTTCCTTGGCTACCATAA